One part of the Dysidea avara chromosome 10, odDysAvar1.4, whole genome shotgun sequence genome encodes these proteins:
- the LOC136268361 gene encoding COP9 signalosome complex subunit 5-like — protein MSTSAQKSFELANDVRTITSLDEIFKYDGEKHSTLVANKPWDKDPHYFSEINISALALLKMVMHAKSGGRLEVMGLLLGKIAERKMFVMDSFALPVEGTETRVNAQAAAYEYMTAYIESAKKVGRLENAIGWYHSHPGYGCWLSGIDVSTQMLNQQFQEPFVAIVIDPIRTVSAGKVNLGAFRTYPKGYKPSNQGPSEYQTIPLEKIEDFGIHCKQYYSLDVKYFKSSLDSQLLDLLWNKYWVDTLSSSPLTMNPEYTTLQINDLSHKLEQAEYQSTTTMPPGSKIGASTGHGVKEESKLVKASRDSCKTGIEAVHGLMLQVIKDRLFNQSSTTHS, from the exons ATGAGTACCTCTGCACAGAAGTCGTTCGAGCTAGCCAATGATGTGAGGACGATAACATCTTTAGATGAAATCTTTAAATATGACGGAGAAAAGCACAGTACACTTGTAGCCAACAAGCCGTGGGATAAAGA TCCGCACTATTTCTCAGAGATTAACATTTCAGCATTGGCATtgttgaagatggtgatgcaTGCTAAGTCAGGAGGAAGACTAGAAGTGATGGGACTCCTTTTGG GCAAGATTGCTGAACGTAAGATGTTTGTGATGGATTCGTTTGCTTTGCCAGTTGAGGGAACAGAAACCAGGGTGAACGCCCAAGCTGCGGCATATGAATACATGACAGCATACATTGAATCAGCTAAGAAG GTTGGAAGGCTTGAGAATGCTATTGGCTGGTACCACAGCCACCCTGGGTATGGCTGTTGGCTTTCTGGCATTGATGTGAGTACGCAGATGTTGAATCAGCAGTTCCAGGAGCCATTTGTGGCTATTGTG ATTGACCCCATAAGAACGGTGTCAGCAGGAAAAGTGAACCTCGGAGCATTCCGCACTTATCCAAAAGGATACAAGCCATCCAATCAAGGTCCTTCGGAATACCAGACCATCCCTCTGGAAAAGATCGAAGATTTTGGCATTCACTGCAAACA GTATTACTCACTGGATGTCAAGTACTTCAAGTCGTCGCTTGATTCTCAACTTTTAGACTTACTATGGAACAAATACTGGGTGGACACACTGTCATCCAGTCCTCTTACAATG AATCCAGagtacactacactacaaatCAACGACTTATCTCATAAGTTGGAGCAAGCAGAATATCAG AGCACAACTACAATGCCTCCAGGATCAAAGATAGGTGCATCAACTGGCCATGGTGTAAAGGAGGAATCAAAGTTGGTCAAGGCATCCAGAGATAG ttgtAAAACTGGAATTGAGGCAGTACATGGATTAATGCTACAAGTGATTAAGGACAGACTTTTCAACCAATCCAGTACTACACACTCTTAA
- the LOC136268355 gene encoding NAD-dependent protein deacetylase sirtuin-2-like, translated as MAEKPEDDVEEKSKPEDDSKTGLDDNEANALERLIRERLQLLEETEGEEQKREPLLTPLGIEGVANYIKELDKKQGDEKKKILVMTGAGISTAAGIPDFRSPGTGLYDNLQKYNLPHPTAVFEIGYFKENPKPFCLLAKELYPGNFKPTMSHYFIRVLAEKGLLLRNYTQNIDTLERRAGVDPDFLVEAHGNFQDAHCILCNKEHAHEFVRDAIFNDEVPHCIDADCKGLVKPDIVFFGESLPERFVKLAIKDCPEAELLIVMGTSLAVQPFAGLAGRVGNNCPRLLINREKVGETHPLMAMLGFGAGFDFSDESGYRDVFFESDCDAGCLKLAGLLGWADELQKLYEDEHKRLDAEKPPVKLQDKPSDTADKPNDAADKPNDAADKPSDGSDKPSDTADKPSDGSDKPSDTADKPSDGSDKPSDTSDKPSET; from the exons ATGGCGGAGAAACCTGAGGATGACGTAGAAGAAAAGAGCAAACCTGAAGATGATAGCAAAACGGGTCTTGATGACAATGAAG CGAATGCATTAGAGCGTTTGATACGAGAGAGGTTGCAATTGCTTGAAGAAACGGAAGGGGAAGAGCAAAAGCGCGAGCCGCTGCTGACTCCATTGGGCATTGAAGGGGTAGCAAATTATATTAAGGAGTTGGATAAAAAGCAAGGAG ATGAGAAGAAAAAAATTTTAGTGATGACAGGAGCTGGAATTTCCACCG CTGCTGGAATTCCTGATTTTCGGAGCCCTGGCACAGGCTTGTACGATAATTTGCAAAAATATAATCTCCCTCATCCTACTGCAGTGTTTGAGATAGGCTATTTTAAG GAAAACCCTAAACCTTTTTGTCTGCTCGCTAAAGAGCTCTATCCAGGAAACTTCAAG CCAACTATGTCAcattattttattagagtactagcAGAAAAGGGCTTGCTGCTCAGAAACTATACACAG AACATAGACACATTGGAAAGACGTGCTGGAGTTGATCCAGACTTTCTGGTAGAGGCACATGGTAACTTTCAAGATGCTCATTGCATCTTGTGTAACAAAGAACATGCGCACGAGTTTGTAAGAG ATGCCATTTTTAATGATGAAGTTCCCCATTGCATCGATGCTGATTGTAAAGGACTTGTCAAACCTG ATATCGTGTTCTTTGGGGAAAGTCTTCCTGAGCGATTTGTCAAACTAGCCATCAAA GATTGTCCTGAAGCTGAATTACTTATTGTAATGGGAACGTCACTGGCTGTTCAACCATTTGCTGGACTGGCTGGCCGAGTTGGTAACAATTGTCCACGTTTACTTATTAATCGTGAAAAAGTTGGAGAG ACACATCCATTGATGGCAATGCTTGGCTTTGGAGCTGGCTTTGACTTCAGTGATGAAAGTGGATACAG GGATGTGTTTTTCGAGTCAGACTGTGATGCAGGGTGTTTAAAACTTGCAGGACTCCTGGGCTGGGCT GATGAACTGCAGAAGTTGTATGAAGATGAACATAAACGATTAGATGCTGAAAAGCCACCAGTAAAATTACAAGACAAACCTAGTGACACTGCTGACAAACCTAATGATGCTGCTGACAAACCTAATGATGCTGCTGACAAACCAAGTGATGGTTCTGACAAGCCAAGTGACACTGCTGACAAACCAAGTGATGGTTCTGATAAGCCAAGTGACACTGCTGACAAACCAAGTGATGGTTCTGACAAGCCAAGTGACACCTCGGATAAACCGAGTGAAActtga
- the LOC136268353 gene encoding inositol-trisphosphate 3-kinase A-like isoform X1: protein MDHPDSVNTCPASSLPGAQPVVKAKSSRPSDLMQSLDMTSVSLSDTFAIKGTQETITITISRQEEQDNSVLKTQTPSRRNSNTSNSSSRSSTFNIHYIPFLGEDDMTSSGYSDPGISDNDLSPGASFHGSQEDLFTKSDTEDDFIEKDISNSQPTSFRSKKSFNNDGSSSPRTSPRTRSKWETVRQLVHWSPFVQVYKKQYPWVQLAGHQGSFRSGGGNGTVLKKCSKSEASALKALMSDCMKPYVPEFRRELETDGERYLEMQDLLRDFDNPNVMDIKMGIRTYLEEEITKGKDKLRKDMYQKMIEVDPNEPTAEEHLQLAITKPRYMQWRESISSSSTLGFRIEGIKSTDGKLNKDFKLTRTEEQVFTALRKFIDKDSHIVKAKFLTCLQSIYDTVEKSDFFKTHEVIGSSLLFVYDSNEQAGVWVIDFGKTVELPPGISVTHQLPWTLGNHEDGYLWGLENLISLWKKL from the exons ATGGACCATCCTGACTCAGTGAATACTTGTCCTGCCTCTTCTCTACCGGGCGCACAGCCTGTCGTTAAAGCTAAATCAAGCCGACCAAG TGATTTAATGCAAAGCCTTGACATGACGTCCGTTTCGTTAAGTGACACTTTTGCCATCAAAGGGACTCAAGAAACAATCACCATTACAATATCACGTCAAGAAGAACAAGATAATTCAGTGTTGAAAACTCAAACACCTTCAAGAAGAAACTCAAACACAAGTAACTCTTCCTCCCGCAGCTCCACATTCAACATACATTATATTCCATTTCTTGGAGAGGACGACATGACTTCGTCAGGCTATTCAGATCCAGGTATTAGTGATAATGATCTAAGTCCAGGAGCAAGTTTCCACGGCTCCCAAGAAGATCTCTTTACAAAGAGTGATACAGAAGACGACTTCATAGAAAAGGATATTTCCAACAGTCAACCTACATCATTTCGAAGTAAAAAGAGTTTTAACAATGATGGCTCATCCTCACCTCGCACCTCACCTCGCACCAGATCCAAa TGGGAGACTGTGCGTCAATTGGTACACTGGTCTCCATTTGTGCAAGTTTACAAGAAACAGTATCCCTGGGTCCAATTAGCTGGACACCAAG GAAGTTTTCGTTCTGGTGGAGGCAATGGAACTGTGTTAAAGAAATGTTCAAAATCAGAAGCTAGTGCACTGAAGGCACTAATGTCTGATTGTATGAAACCTTATGTACCAGAATTCAGGAGAGAGTTAGAAACAGATGGAGAAC GGTATCTTGAAATGCAGGACCTCTTAAGAGATTTTGACAACCCAAATGTCATGGATATCAAAATGGGAATacg AACTTATTTGGAAGAAGAGATTACAAAAGGAAAAGATAAACTACGAAag GATATGTACCAAAAAATGATTGAAGTTGATCCAAATGAACCAACGGCTGAAGAGCACCTTCAGTTGGCCATTACAAAACCTCGTTACATGCAATGGAGAGAAAGCATTTCTTCCAGCAGCACATTGGGATTCCGTATAGAAGGAATTAAA TCAACTGATGGAAAGCTGAATAAAGACTTCAAATTGACACGAACAGAAGAGCAAGTTTTCACAGCTCTCAGGAAATTCATTGATAAAGATAGCCACATAGTTAAG gcaaaatttttaacCTGTCTTCAGTCTATTTATGATACAGTGGAAAAATCAGATTTCTTCAAGACTCATGAG GTGATCGGTAGTTCTTTATTGTTTGTCTATGACTCAAATGAACAAGCTGGTGTATGGGTAATTGATTTTGGAAAAACTGTTGAACTGCCACCAGGCATAAGTGTCACTCACCAACTGCCATGGACATTGGGTAACCATGAAGACGGCTACCTATGGGGCTTGGAAAACTTGATATCTTTGTGGAAAAAATTATAA
- the LOC136268353 gene encoding inositol-trisphosphate 3-kinase B-like isoform X2 has translation MQSLDMTSVSLSDTFAIKGTQETITITISRQEEQDNSVLKTQTPSRRNSNTSNSSSRSSTFNIHYIPFLGEDDMTSSGYSDPGISDNDLSPGASFHGSQEDLFTKSDTEDDFIEKDISNSQPTSFRSKKSFNNDGSSSPRTSPRTRSKWETVRQLVHWSPFVQVYKKQYPWVQLAGHQGSFRSGGGNGTVLKKCSKSEASALKALMSDCMKPYVPEFRRELETDGERYLEMQDLLRDFDNPNVMDIKMGIRTYLEEEITKGKDKLRKDMYQKMIEVDPNEPTAEEHLQLAITKPRYMQWRESISSSSTLGFRIEGIKSTDGKLNKDFKLTRTEEQVFTALRKFIDKDSHIVKAKFLTCLQSIYDTVEKSDFFKTHEVIGSSLLFVYDSNEQAGVWVIDFGKTVELPPGISVTHQLPWTLGNHEDGYLWGLENLISLWKKL, from the exons ATGCAAAGCCTTGACATGACGTCCGTTTCGTTAAGTGACACTTTTGCCATCAAAGGGACTCAAGAAACAATCACCATTACAATATCACGTCAAGAAGAACAAGATAATTCAGTGTTGAAAACTCAAACACCTTCAAGAAGAAACTCAAACACAAGTAACTCTTCCTCCCGCAGCTCCACATTCAACATACATTATATTCCATTTCTTGGAGAGGACGACATGACTTCGTCAGGCTATTCAGATCCAGGTATTAGTGATAATGATCTAAGTCCAGGAGCAAGTTTCCACGGCTCCCAAGAAGATCTCTTTACAAAGAGTGATACAGAAGACGACTTCATAGAAAAGGATATTTCCAACAGTCAACCTACATCATTTCGAAGTAAAAAGAGTTTTAACAATGATGGCTCATCCTCACCTCGCACCTCACCTCGCACCAGATCCAAa TGGGAGACTGTGCGTCAATTGGTACACTGGTCTCCATTTGTGCAAGTTTACAAGAAACAGTATCCCTGGGTCCAATTAGCTGGACACCAAG GAAGTTTTCGTTCTGGTGGAGGCAATGGAACTGTGTTAAAGAAATGTTCAAAATCAGAAGCTAGTGCACTGAAGGCACTAATGTCTGATTGTATGAAACCTTATGTACCAGAATTCAGGAGAGAGTTAGAAACAGATGGAGAAC GGTATCTTGAAATGCAGGACCTCTTAAGAGATTTTGACAACCCAAATGTCATGGATATCAAAATGGGAATacg AACTTATTTGGAAGAAGAGATTACAAAAGGAAAAGATAAACTACGAAag GATATGTACCAAAAAATGATTGAAGTTGATCCAAATGAACCAACGGCTGAAGAGCACCTTCAGTTGGCCATTACAAAACCTCGTTACATGCAATGGAGAGAAAGCATTTCTTCCAGCAGCACATTGGGATTCCGTATAGAAGGAATTAAA TCAACTGATGGAAAGCTGAATAAAGACTTCAAATTGACACGAACAGAAGAGCAAGTTTTCACAGCTCTCAGGAAATTCATTGATAAAGATAGCCACATAGTTAAG gcaaaatttttaacCTGTCTTCAGTCTATTTATGATACAGTGGAAAAATCAGATTTCTTCAAGACTCATGAG GTGATCGGTAGTTCTTTATTGTTTGTCTATGACTCAAATGAACAAGCTGGTGTATGGGTAATTGATTTTGGAAAAACTGTTGAACTGCCACCAGGCATAAGTGTCACTCACCAACTGCCATGGACATTGGGTAACCATGAAGACGGCTACCTATGGGGCTTGGAAAACTTGATATCTTTGTGGAAAAAATTATAA
- the LOC136268352 gene encoding atypical kinase COQ8B, mitochondrial-like isoform X2, whose product MSASVNRQVTGLSVKSIRYQFTRYIHGCCCLFEEKTGDRSQKLQRDSKENAVPVSRISRIANFGGLAAGIGVGTVAESLRRSLGTSDGKLSPVLSNANIERLVNTLCKVRGAALKLGQMFSLQDETIVPKEIQYIFERVRNSADRMPFWQVDQVMRRELGENWRVKFSVFEDEPMAAASIGQVHKAVLHDGTEVAVKIQYPGVSKSIDSDLKNITTLLKMWNVFPEGLFLDNAVAIASTELHWETDYIREASWMDKFRLVLRDNEIFSVPKVFDSLTSERILTAELVNGVPLDHLTDADASTRNWIHLIDFGASRDYSKSFTNKYIKVIHGAVNSNRDQVLHTSIDIGFLTGYEDKIMTDAHIDAVMVLGEPFSSKTPFDFGSQKTTQRIHNLVPVMVKHRLVPPPEEVYSLHRKMAGIFLLCAKLKATVDCHTLWNTVYSKYTH is encoded by the exons ATGTCTGCTTCTGTTAATCGTCAAGTCACTGGTTTATCCGTTAAGAGTATTAGATATCAATTCACACGATATATTCATGGCTGTTGTTGTCTGTTTGAGGAGAAAACTGGAGATAGAAGCCAAAAG CTTCAAAGAGACTCAAAAGAAAATGCGGTTCCCGTATCAAGAATTAGCCGAATAGCTAATTTTGGAG GGTTAGCAGCTGGGATAGGAGTGGGTACAGTGGCTGAGTCGTTAAGAAGAAGTTTAGGAACTTCTGATG GTAAACTGAGTCCAGTACTATCTAATGCTAACATTGAACGGCTAGTAAATACATTATGTAAGGTCCGCGGGGCAGCTCTAAAGTTAGGTCAGATGTTCAGCCTACAAG ATGAGACAATTGTACCGAAGGAGATCCAATACATATTTGAACGTGTCAGAAATAGCGCTGACAGAATGCCATTCTGGCAGGTTGATCAGGTTATGCGAAGAGAACTTGGTGAAAACTGGCGGGTAAAGTTTAGTGTATTTGAAGATGAGCCAATGGCGGCTGCATCTATTGGACAAGTTCACAAAGCTGTACTTCATGATGGTACTGAAGTGGCAGTGAAAATACAG TATCCAGGCGTGTCCAAGAGTATTGACAGTGATTTAAAGAACATTACAACACTACTGAAAATGTGGAATGTTTTTCCAgaag GTCTTTTCCTAGACAATGCTGTAGCAATAGCTAGCACAGAATTACATTGGGAGACTGATTATATCAGAGAGGCTAGCTGGATGGATAAATTTAG ACTTGTCTTGAGAGACAATGAAATCTTTTCAGTCCCAAAGGTGTTTGATTCACTGACCAGTGAACGTATTCTCACTGCGGAATTAGTTAATGGTGTACCACTTGATCATCTGACTGATGCTGATGCCAGCACAAGAAACTGG ATTCATCTGATAGACTTTGGTGCAAGTCGAGACTACTCCaaatcatttacaaacaaatacataaAG GTTATTCATGGAGCTGTCAATAGTAATAGAGACCAGGTGTTACACACATCAATAGATATTGGGTTTTTAACAGGATATGAAGACAAG ATAATGACGGATGCTCACATTGATGCAGTCATGGTACTTGGTGAACCATTCTCAAGCAAGACACCATTTGACTTTGGCTCACAGAAAACTACCCAGAGAATTCACAATCTGGTTCCCGTCATGGTGAAACACAGACTAGTACCCCCACCAGAGGAAGTATACTCGTTACACAGAAAAATGGCGGGAATATTCTTATTGTGTGCCAAGTTAAAAGCAACAGTGGATTGTCATACTCTTTGGAACACAGTGTACTCAAAATACACACATTAA
- the LOC136268352 gene encoding atypical kinase COQ8B, mitochondrial-like isoform X1, giving the protein MSASVNRQVTGLSVKSIRYQFTRYIHGCCCLFEEKTGDRSQKLQRDSKENAVPVSRISRIANFGGLAAGIGVGTVAESLRRSLGTSDGKLSPVLSNANIERLVNTLCKVRGAALKLGQMFSLQDETIVPKEIQYIFERVRNSADRMPFWQVDQVMRRELGENWRVKFSVFEDEPMAAASIGQVHKAVLHDGTEVAVKIQYPGVSKSIDSDLKNITTLLKMWNVFPEGLFLDNAVAIASTELHWETDYIREASWMDKFRLVLRDNEIFSVPKVFDSLTSERILTAELVNGVPLDHLTDADASTRNWVAESLLKLTLEELFHHNFMQTDPNWSNFLFNESCKKIHLIDFGASRDYSKSFTNKYIKVIHGAVNSNRDQVLHTSIDIGFLTGYEDKIMTDAHIDAVMVLGEPFSSKTPFDFGSQKTTQRIHNLVPVMVKHRLVPPPEEVYSLHRKMAGIFLLCAKLKATVDCHTLWNTVYSKYTH; this is encoded by the exons ATGTCTGCTTCTGTTAATCGTCAAGTCACTGGTTTATCCGTTAAGAGTATTAGATATCAATTCACACGATATATTCATGGCTGTTGTTGTCTGTTTGAGGAGAAAACTGGAGATAGAAGCCAAAAG CTTCAAAGAGACTCAAAAGAAAATGCGGTTCCCGTATCAAGAATTAGCCGAATAGCTAATTTTGGAG GGTTAGCAGCTGGGATAGGAGTGGGTACAGTGGCTGAGTCGTTAAGAAGAAGTTTAGGAACTTCTGATG GTAAACTGAGTCCAGTACTATCTAATGCTAACATTGAACGGCTAGTAAATACATTATGTAAGGTCCGCGGGGCAGCTCTAAAGTTAGGTCAGATGTTCAGCCTACAAG ATGAGACAATTGTACCGAAGGAGATCCAATACATATTTGAACGTGTCAGAAATAGCGCTGACAGAATGCCATTCTGGCAGGTTGATCAGGTTATGCGAAGAGAACTTGGTGAAAACTGGCGGGTAAAGTTTAGTGTATTTGAAGATGAGCCAATGGCGGCTGCATCTATTGGACAAGTTCACAAAGCTGTACTTCATGATGGTACTGAAGTGGCAGTGAAAATACAG TATCCAGGCGTGTCCAAGAGTATTGACAGTGATTTAAAGAACATTACAACACTACTGAAAATGTGGAATGTTTTTCCAgaag GTCTTTTCCTAGACAATGCTGTAGCAATAGCTAGCACAGAATTACATTGGGAGACTGATTATATCAGAGAGGCTAGCTGGATGGATAAATTTAG ACTTGTCTTGAGAGACAATGAAATCTTTTCAGTCCCAAAGGTGTTTGATTCACTGACCAGTGAACGTATTCTCACTGCGGAATTAGTTAATGGTGTACCACTTGATCATCTGACTGATGCTGATGCCAGCACAAGAAACTGG GTAGCAGAATCACTATTAAAATTAACACTCGAGGAGTTGTTTCATCATAATTTTATGCAGACTGACCCTAACTGGTCTAATTTCTTGTTCAATGAATCATGCAAAAAA ATTCATCTGATAGACTTTGGTGCAAGTCGAGACTACTCCaaatcatttacaaacaaatacataaAG GTTATTCATGGAGCTGTCAATAGTAATAGAGACCAGGTGTTACACACATCAATAGATATTGGGTTTTTAACAGGATATGAAGACAAG ATAATGACGGATGCTCACATTGATGCAGTCATGGTACTTGGTGAACCATTCTCAAGCAAGACACCATTTGACTTTGGCTCACAGAAAACTACCCAGAGAATTCACAATCTGGTTCCCGTCATGGTGAAACACAGACTAGTACCCCCACCAGAGGAAGTATACTCGTTACACAGAAAAATGGCGGGAATATTCTTATTGTGTGCCAAGTTAAAAGCAACAGTGGATTGTCATACTCTTTGGAACACAGTGTACTCAAAATACACACATTAA